In the Ornithodoros turicata isolate Travis chromosome 5, ASM3712646v1, whole genome shotgun sequence genome, TACTAAGGACGCTCTTCATTGAATCGTTCTGGTCCACTTTGAACACCAACAAGATGACATGGATGTCGACAAGGATATCTTCATTCTATACGACGCAGGCATTGTTCCTCTTTTAGCATTGTCCTGCATCACCACTGTAGGAACAGGAACAGGACGTCCATTAGCGCTCCTGTGGCAGAGGTCTTATGCAACACAAGAAACTGAACGCCTTGTAATGTAAGCCGTGTTACGCTGCTGTTTTCACTGCACACTCTCTTCTGTGGTGGTGCACCTACGGCCTTCTCACCATTTACGCAATGAAATGTGGCACAAGTCTTATACCCCATGGCACGCGGGCACTCTAAACGCATTTCGGAACAAGGAAGAGAAGGAAGGTATCGGTATCGTGATGGAATTTACTGTAACACTTGAAAACAACTCAGAGTGGCACTAATGAAAACGTCCGACTAGGAATAGACCCTCAAGTTTCACAGTCTTCGTGAGAAAGGCGTCCTGTAACCGTACAGGTCTAGTCCCGGTGATTAGGAAAACTGCGAGCAGTGATTATCAAACTGCATCCCCAATTTCAGAATTTCGATGAACTACACAGGTCCTTCTCGCTCTTATATAGCATTATAAGCACACAGATCCTCCCGTTCCTCCTGCACTCGCAAGGGGACCGGAACCCGAAGGCTTCGGTTACCTTTGACCATAACAATTATTATGGCGTTACGCGTTCCTCCTCGCGATGCACCAGCTGTGGTCTCACCACGACGACAGTGTCATTGGCCCGCGAACAATCCTCCTCACTAGAAAAGAGTTCCCGCGGCACAACGGCGCTCTTCCAGAAGAGTCGTTGCTCAATTGGATCAAGCATAGTTAGTAGAGTCGACTTTGACGATGAGTCGTTTCAGACGAGATAGAAACACCAATAAATGGCGTTAAATATGAGGTAAGAAATGGGGAAAATGACCCGGGAATACTTGTCGATCTTGTTCACATCCTTGATTCTTGGCATGGAGGCCCGGAGGGCACTGGCACCGCGCTTCAGGGACTGGAACACCTTAGGCCTCCGTGTGGCGTACTCGGAGCCCCGGGCACGACCTCCGCGGTAGCCACCGGATGGGTGGCCGCGGGGATTGTAGGGATACCGACCGGTCATGCGGAACGACGGAGGAAACTTGACGTCGCTGTCGCTGCCCGGGTTTGACATGGGTCGGTGTCGGTTCCGCAGGCAGGGAAGAGGCGACAGGCGCACGTCGTGCAGCTCGATTATCTCCTCGTTGTTCTGGTGAAAGAACAGTTCGGTTTTGAAGTTATATATTGTATGCAGTCACGGAATGGATCTCTGTGGTTGTGACAAACATTTCACTTTAACAAGACGTTGGAAGTAACAGCAGTGTTCTTTTGTATAGCGGTTAATACCGACTCTGTTatgtacaagggtcgttcaaggttgaccgggACTTTTGCTCGACAAAAATCTGTGAGTAAATGTAACTGAATACAGTTATCACCAAGCGGTCATCACTTGTTTGGTTCCCTTAAAGAGCACCTCGGACGCAGAcgaagccctccagaaagatgtcctgcactggctacgacagcagcccCACTTCTTTCCacgccaaaggcatcaaagCATTCATCAAGGAGTTGCTACGGTGATGACAGCGGTGTTCAGATGCGCACGGTGAATACCTTGAGAAACCGAAGTACGTTCGTGCTTCCCGAATTTCCCACTGTATTTTAAGAGAtaaaagtctcggtcaaccttgaacggcCCTTGTATTAACGTTTATCTTTAGGCTATTTGGAGGTTACCTTAGTCCAACAGCTCCTTGCTTCTGTGACCCTTGGTACCGGTGTAAGTAACAACCTGTTTACCTTGCAATCAATCATTAATATTTattgaacccccccccctttatataGCGTATTTTTATATGCCCGGAAATACGTATCTTATTGTCTTAGATTTATGTATTATCTTACTTGTATCTTTGTTTATTAGAGCCGCCGTGCCGTGCTCGGCAGTTTCTCAATGCGGGGCGGAACATTGTGTTGTCTGCAGACGCCTAAAGCTTTGAAGATGATTCAATTCTGTTGAATTTTCAAAGTGATTGACAACCACGGCGCGGAATTCTAATGCAAAAAATGCACGAACCCAGTTGTCAAAACAATCAAAATGGCTGTGTTGGCCGCTTGAGGGAATTCTTCAAAGAGAAGTGGAGACCCTATACTAGGGCACAAGACTGCAGCGGCCTTTATTGTAGATCCCACCCGCTTCAGTGTTGTATGTCATGTTGCCGTTCGTAGAGTCGCGTCTCAACTGTAACAGGTTGTTAACAAAATTGTGAACCCTTTATTCACTGGGGATATAGAGTTATGGAGGCGGGGGAACCTTTATTCATAGGTCGGCGTGActtttctcagatgtcataacaATATGAACCTCTGGACACACGCACCAATCCTTAGCGTCCGTCTACAAGGACAGAGGTGTGGGGGTTGCACGCCTTTCCCCCCCGCCCCCCATGGAAAAAAAATCTTGGGAACGCCCATGGTCTCAACTGTTCGTCGCAACATCGCCATTTTGATTGTTTGGACTATACCGGCTTCGTTTAGTTCGCATTATAACTCCGCACTGTGGTGCTCAATCACTTTGGAATTCAACAGAATTGAATTGCGTCCAGATCTTCATGTGTAGACAATACAATGCTCCACCTGCATGGAGTACTTGCGGAGTTCACGGGAGGTCGGTACCCTCGTTTTGTGACCTTCAGCAGGAGTTTGCAACTGAGGACCTGTTCCCAGACCTCAGAGCGGGCTGTTAAAGTATCAGCTCGGTTGACATTAGAGAAACTTACAGCGTATAGCTGTTCGCTCTGTGCCGGAGGCGGAGGAGGAACCTTCGTCTCCTTTgacttcttcgttttctttttggccCTGGCTCCCCAGTAGGTGTAGTTGACGGCAGCGTACTCCAAGAGGGCGGCGAACACGAACACGAAGCACATCACCAAGTAGATGTCGATAGCTTTCACGTACGATATGCGTGGAAGTGAAGATCGGACTCCCGTACTGATAGTCGTCATCGTCAGCACCGTTGTGATGCCTACGAAAAAGGACTCCATCAACAAAGGTTCTCCTTTTCAAGCGTCAACTGGGTTTCCTTGAAGCGTCCGGCGTGAGTGGTAGCCTCGCCGTGTATATTCACActagcgacattcccccagtagcggaagatgcgaaaagcgtcatagctttctgctgtcacgtgagcgttCGCGTGCACTGCTACGCGTGGGGAATATCCAGCTACGcaaccacaagatattccgtagcagacgacaggaaaacacgctgacggtgtcgtctgctaagcgtcgtctgctaaatgcgccgCACGCCACGCCCGATAttctgcaccgtgtgaatgctcacgtAATAcaggacggaacttcgtctctgaaagcagtatttttgctttttctaccactagaatattccgtgaggatgtccctcgtgtgaatacacaatCAACGTCATGCTGGAGACTGGAGGTCAATAGAACACACTCTACGCGAACAATGGGTGTCCAGACCTGCACTGAGCTCATGTTACATGAGCTACATGGGACGTTGCTGACcatcatagttgtctcgtgacgtaaagtcACGAATGGCAAGATCCCATGGTGCACACCCCACAGCCGTTACCATGGCCTTGGAGCTGACGCACACAAACGGCTACCCACTCGGCAAAGTCCTCGGTCATTTGGAGCAGCAAAGGTTACAATCCCTTTGACGCCGTTGCTCTTACCTTGTTCGCATTATATATGTTATATTTCACTGAGCAGTGTCACGAAAGTGTTCACATAGCCTTCCAGACACTCTAGTATATGCAAACCTATCTGCATGTGTAGGTTCCCTACTTGATGACGACAATACATACCTAAAGCGACCCTGGCTGAGGTCGCCTCGTGGTTGATCCAAAAGGAAACCCAGGAGAGCATCACAATAAGAATAGAAGGAAGATAGGTTTGGAAGATGAAGTAGCCAATGTTCCTCTTCAGCTCGAAGCTTAACGAAAGACGCTGATAAGTTCCTACAAAAGACGTTGACATTGATATATTCCTACGGGAGCTGCAATGAAGGGTGTTCCAAACACACTACAAAGTAACAATTTGCTTTCGAGTCACTTTTCTTTATCATCGTGTCTAGGGTCTTTATACGTTTTACAATGTAAATGTGTAAGATGGAGGACCCCGTAAGAAAGGTTCCCGGTGGAGCAGTACTCTCTGATGATTACAATGGGTACTGTTGAACATCTCAGATGCACAATAAACTAGATTATAAGCAAGTCCAAAAATGGTCAAAATTCTACACATAAAAGAGAACATGTTTGACCTCTTTCCTGAAAAAGAGGCCTAATAGCTTTGTAGCGCTTTTTATTTCTGATGGTACTTCGTACTTCCACTCATACACATCATCAAAGATAAATCTCAGTTTCCCCAAACTGGCTTTAAATGTTGTTACGTTTAGTTTACCTCCTGCTCTTGTTCTAGTACGCCGACTCGCATTATGTTCACTGTCAGTTATACTCGTATTTTATAGGCTGTATAATGTCATGTTTCAGGTGGCAATGCATGTGTCTCGAGAGACCTGTTAATAAAAAACAGTCATTGCTTACCCGTGGCGAGCGATTCTATTCGGTCTTTCGTCTCGTACCGCATTATGGAAAACTGCGGGAGTTCCGACTGTTCCACTCCGACAACGGGTTCAGGTTCTTTCCAAAACATCACCACGTCCGATACCGTGTAGCCGTCTGGAAGTAAAAATTAATAGAATATGTCATTCACCGTTACTTCCATATAGTGAAAGAATAGTTAATAtacagggtttttttttttaatctttacagacttttctttttttatatatataaaaagctATGAAAGCAGCATACGTGTCGTTTTTACAGTTAGAATTTGCGTGGACTTTCGTGAAACCTTGCCTCGTCTGCGTTCGCCCGACGGTCACATGCACATCCTGCTAACAACGTGCGGATCATCGATCTCGTGGTCCGCCAGGTGCAAAGCTGTTCTTCAGAGTCGTCGAGAGACTCCCATCTTGCTACTTCTACATCGGGCAAGGTGTCTCGTAGTCCAGACACTCCAAGAAGAGCTCTCTTCAAGTGCTGACCACGTTTTCCTTGCAAGATGGGGAGACCTGTCCTATCTAGAACGTCGTGGAGGATAGATCTCCCTGCGGGACTATCGAGTATTGCAGCGCGGAGGTCGATAAGTGGTATGATTTCGTCATTCCGTAATTTCCATTTTTCATTGCTCaataacagctggacatttatttttttattttttttcaccgTAGCATATATAGGCCTGACTTTTCTATCACGTTCACACATGTTCGTTAGCACACTAGTTTTAAAAGCCATGTCTTCGTATACCCTGTCGTAGTTACGCCACCCATGGAATAAAATTTTCCTACAaacatagatgtcgtttttgaaGTTAGAATTATATAGTGGGGTGGACATCTTTTCTCTAAGAAAGTATGTATGTAGAAGATGATTAATTACTTAAAATTCATTACTTACCTCGTTAATTAGAGGATTTTGCGCAAATATACCAGGATGGGAGACCATCCTCGTTCAGAACcactcctctttttttttaatcctggAACGCGCACATGCGCTGAGCGGAAGTcacccccatatcatcgtcatcatgtgtctttctctctctctctctctccctctctagcgccgaattttgatatgcagatgagccgaaaccgaaaccgcggcaacaGAGATCGCGgagagcacagcgctcattctaCGTCAGAGGCCACGTGCGTGCCTTGGAGCGATGGTGATGATTGCAGTAGCTGCTGATCGCTTTCCGGGCCAGGTAAGCCTCCGTCGGTGAAAGTGATGCCAAAATTTGGCAATAAATATTTCAATGCACGTGCACGTTTCATGAGTTTTTAAaaaatggaatggctttcaacgagaatTGTCTCTCATCCTGCTCTCGCGCTTTTTCGGAAAATTTCCTAATCAAAGTGTTAGGTAATGAGTTTCAGGTACAGTAATTAATCATGcatcttcgagaggatgtctgcctgatcgtatataactcaactgcaaaaacgacacctaggctgctctcatagtttttttttttttaataaatattctgcaagtgatagaagaaaaaaaaaaggccctgTATATTCGCTTATATCCGTGAAGTGCACGACAAGCCTTGTATACTCACAACTCTCTATCTCTACTGTGCAGTTTTGAGAATCTAGTGGGTAATAGTGCAAGTCCATCATGCAGGCCAGTGTGGTGGTGAATCTGCAATCAGTGATTCCTGATAAGTGGCACGAGTATAGACTAACGGCaaatacactctaagaaaaaaaaaaaggagtacttttactccttttggggactaaatgaattgctacaaaaaatagtccctttcgggagtaaatgcacgggagtaaatgaatgtcacagagtggagactgtatttcacgcgctgttgtaagagtcccaggtaggtacataattcgtgtgcatgcatgaaaatactttgaagcaaaccgtcaaccgtgatatatcgcgtTATATAAAATCTTCCgtcatacatagggcacaatttgcgaagaaagatgcgctaactgtttcttaccctgtgtggctggaaaattgctacggtggctgagttatacagccttatgccgttcaaattgaccaagggcccatatttacgtagactgttgcattcaggagaacattcgcgaagtttagtgacaatttgcagttctggggagtaaatgtcgggactaaatgtcgggttaggggactaaaatggggagtaatttgGGGGGAGGCGGtccaggggagtagaagctgcaactactgcccattttactcctttttttcttagagtgtggattGCCAGCCTTTTTTCAGAAACGATCCTCGACTCGCCCCTCCATTCGAGCTGCTCCTCGATCCCCTTTTTGCGCTTCACAAATCGGCCTCGACTCGTAACGCTTCTCCAGCGGACTAAATCCTCGACACTTTCTTCGACTACCGCGTACCGCTGTTTCCTTGAAGCCCAACGTCTCCTCATGTGGGGAATTTCCCCTACTCACAGGAGTCGAGGCAAGGATCGTTTGAGAATACGGCCGTTGATGAACATCACAGACAACCTCTCATCAATCACTCAAACTATGTACAGAGCCCGAGACCTCAAAGCAAGTGTCACGAAACAGCGCACCCCTTGGCTTATCCCCAAATGAAAAGCATAGTGGTTAGATCTGAACACTTTCTTTGTTCCATGTTAGCACAACTGCGGCTACAGGCGGTGTACATGCAGACATCCaccgatggagagaagacagcaggaaggagtggaagagtaagcgtcgtgggccgacttcatggtgAACTGTTAAATAGTCTGTCGGAAGTAAGATTCGAAACCGGCACCCACCAGCATGACCTTGTACCGGATGCTGTATCCACTAGCCCACGCTGCTAGTTGAACTGTTTCTGCGGCGAAGTTTCTATTCCTAGAATGTAGACTGGCCCAGTGACACTCAGGTCTAGCTTCTTCTCCATTTCCATTATATTGCGTTCATGTCCGTGGAACACGGTGAAATCCACGTGATGTTTGCCGTGGGTTCCTCCCGCCAAGTCGCGcctgctcttaaaaatgaacctcaccacatcgcacgatcctagccaatcatcatcccgagtgacatcgttgtCTCCCcttttttgttgaaaacgagaggcgtacgccttttttgtgacacttaagcaGCAATGTTAAGCGTCAggaaaaaggcgcacgccccgcgctttccacaaatcaacagtgatacactctgtacaatggttggccttcagcgtgctacactcttaaaaatgaacttcaccgcatagcacgctcctagccaaccattatctcgaatgatatcgttatgtgccctgatttgttgaaaacagggggcgtacgccttttctgtgacaattatgaacagcataagtgtcacagaaatggcgtacgccccccgttttcaacaaaccagagcagataacgatatcgttcgagataatggttggctaggagcgcgctatgcggtgaagttcatttttaagagtgtatgtggtgaagctttgttttaagagcgCATGCTGGTCATGTGAGAGGGGGATAATCTCACCCTTTCACTTTCTTCGTACAGTGTCTTCCAAAATGCTTTCGATAAGATGCATTCttggatacactcttaaaaatgaacttcaccgcataacacgctcttagccaaccgtcatgtcgattgatatcgttatctgccctgatttgttgaaaacgcgccttttttgtgacacttatgctgttcataattgtcacaaaaagggcgtacgcctcccgttttcaacaaatcaagtcagataacgatatcattcgagatgatggttggctaggaacgtgctatgaggtgaagttcatttttaagagtgtaagagcGCGTGTGGTGGCCCACGGGGGAAACCATATTGGACTCGTCGTGGGGTGGCTGGGTATCGGCATGGCATTGAGTGTAGCATACTCCATCGcggacacaagaaaaaacaaagaaaaacgggGTGGCCAAGAGGTTACAATAGACGTGTGGTTGCCGCATTCTTCCGAGATCGCTTTGCGTCCTTTCTGGGGCCTATCTTATGGCGAATTCCGCTGGTCGATTTCGTGCAGAGCAGTGTAGTGTGGCTCAGTGTAGAAACGAAGGAAGAGCGAACCGAAGAgaggaccaatgaaacgcgacgCAACGTTGCACTGAATTGACCAGTGTAACATGCACGCTCAAGTCAGTGTAAGAGTTTCACTATAACGACCCGTGGAATTAGCTATTACACACACAATTTGTCTTGCTTTTTTCTTGCATCTGGACCTTTGAATGTGACACGCAATGTTGCTTCTCTGGTTTTGCCACCAGGCGGGCTCCCATAGAAGTCAGGGGTCAGAAACGCGAGATTAGTCACAAGTGATGACGACAATAGATAGCAGACTCCCTCAGTCTGTGAGATATGCGTTTACCTCATGCCGTAGGTGATATGTCCGTCCGATTGAAGACGCACCATCTTGTTTTTCTCCGTGACGTCGTGTAAGAAGGAGTTCTTATCGTTGGCGAAGAAGGTGTCAGGAACCCAAATCTTTTCTGCGAAGTCGCCGGACAGCGTGAGCTCGTACTTTTCCTTGCTGAAGGTGAGTCGCTCGTCCCGCCAGTACTGATTCAGGTACAAGGTTATGGTGTAGTCCTGGAGAAAGAAAGACGTTGTAGAAAGGTATAACGAGGAAGCGCCTCTTCGTATCTGCCGTGTCTGTGGCAATATGAAACTATtcagggtgccccagaaaacgtgtcattgaatgaTAATAAacaaactacaccacctagagtcatgcggtcaacggcatacgttcttactaggtttttgccacctcctgatgcgaatgtcgtgtaacgtaagtttaattatgtacatttttgcgagcctaggtcggaaatttgccaagtaaaggtcacttttttatcccaccaGTGTgcagagcgtgtctaatttactcaaattaatgataattgacagggatattcaggagctgaCCCATCGACAAAAAtgggaggtggcaaaaacctaataagaacaaatgccgttaaccgcatgattccaggtggcgtagtttttttattataattcaatgacacgttttctgggacaccctgtatgtatatcACAGAGAACGCTTGTTGTAGCACTATAATTGGGCATACACCCTATCAGCTAGCTCCTCGTGAGACCCCTTAGCGTAGCGTCAATTAATTTAATTGATCCCTATTAATTATGGCGTGACATTTGCGAGGTCTATTGTTTTATTATACCGTGTTACGGCTTTCGGCGTCTAGCGTGGCGTCCACAGAAGATGGTTTCGCGGACCACGCTTCCggttgtttttcgttttttagtGCAGAAAGAACATTAAACGTAGTAATTCCAATTGTGGAAATTTAGAGCAGTTTTAGGCGTAGCACATAGTGAAGCGTTTGGTCAATAGACGACGTTCCACTTCGTATTGCCTTCAACGACTGAACGTATTGCACTTCCTTACCATGTTTACTTCAGATATACTGTCGAAGCTTGCAATGTTGATGTCCATGCCAATGAACAGCGGGTTACCTGTAAGAACATGCCCGCGACATTTCTTTAAACTCTTTGGCATATCGCGAAACACTTTTACCTGAACTActtcctatcatcatcatcatcttcatcatcatcatcaccaccactcgATCTACTTCAAAACACGAGACTGTTTATCTCCCCCGTGTATATTTAATCCTCGCAATATTTTAGGACACAGGACCTGTACACCCAAAGAAGATACGCCGTTCTGCACAGCCGTCCATACAGAGCGTGCATTGCGGCGAAGTCGCCTTTTAAGAACGCGACACCATTGCTCGGATATATCGATCGAGTAATGAATTGAAAAGCCACTCGATCAACCGATTACACTCGTAATAAGCGCGCACCTGTAATTATAATTAATAGGCGAGAGAAAGGGAGCCACTTTGGATGAAAGATCGTtcaagtgagagagagagttccATCTTTATTCTCGATCCTCCACTGAGCCAGGCACGCGAGGGGAGATATTGGGGAAATAAAAGTTGCAAGGAAACGTCGAAAGGacaaaagcgaaaaaaaaacgtgatccGAACATCGATCGATTTTGGGCTGCTGCCGCCGTCGGCGCCCATTTCCCGCTTCAAGATGAAGTCTGGCAACCCTTCAATGGGAAATTGGCTGCTGGCCTAGATTCACACAAAGAACAGGTCAGACGTTTCAAGACAATACCGCCCCATGAGCTGCGCTTTCGAAGGAATACTTATTTTGACTGTTTCGTCTGTTTCGCTTTCTTTATGTGCATTTGAAAATGGGGGCTATACCATCGTGTtccagctacactcttaaaaatgaacttcaccgcatagcacgctcctagccaaccattatctcgaatgatatcgttatgtgccctgatttgttgaaaacagggggcgtacgccttttctgtgacaattatgaacagcataagtgtcacagaaatggcgtacgccccccgttttcaacaaaccagagcagataacgatatcattcgagataatggttggctaggagcgcgctatgcggtgaagttcatttttaagagtgtacgactaATCGACAAGGCCGTATCGTGTTTGCAAGACGCCCAATGTTGTTTATTTGCAATTTTTGAAGAGAACATCATGGCATGTCAACGTTCAAGGTTAACAACCACTCAGAATTATTGCGCGTTTCTCTCACTCTTTGACTTTGAGAACGAGGGAAGTACGTCCTCTGTAAGAATGAGGCTTgtacagtgacgtcacgttacGTCACGTGACTCGAGAAAACATAGTCgcagtaggagggcatgccgtTTGTTGTTGCGGTATGGCTGTGACCTCATTCGGCCCGTAGTATGACGCCTGCGACgtatccccatgttttcccgagtcacgtgactgcgcgtgacgtcatgtgcacgagCCTCAATACCACGACCTGGTGTCACGATATTAGCTGCAGCACTGATAGTCTGATAACCTCAATCAAGGTACGGTCACATTGTATGCCCTGTTAGATGATGATGTTGTCTGTGAACACAGAAGAGAACACCTGGTTGGAACCGTTTAGAAGAACCGTTAAATGAGTGACAATACAAAAGTGAGATCATGTTTTTCTAATGTCTGCGGCTTACCTCCAAAATTTGGCCTCAACCGGATATCATAGCCGTCCAGAATGGTCTTTAAAATATCCGTGATGTTGTCCAGCTGCTCCGGTGGCTCACTCAACTCGCATAAActggcagagaaaaaaaaagttcgtggGCATGACATTCAAGGACATGATTCATAGAGAGTTCACGGCAATTCTAATCAAGCTTAACACCTTCATTATGTGGAATAGTAATAAGCATTTTTTCACCGTTGTCGTCGACAGATGAGTCATGATGCACTACACGGTGAAGAGTATGACGAattcttaaaaaaagaaatcttcATAACGAGCAAGCACACAATTTGACATTGTGCTATCTCATCGTATTTGCACAAAAAGGTACATTTCCGCATATTTAACAAATTACGTACACGCATGTTCTCTTTGACGTGTTCACTGCGCAATTACTTTGATAAACATTTTATTAAAGTAATTTTTATTTGTAAACTTTATTCGAACCCTCAGTTAATTCGTGCAGCTCACGAAAAAACGGCGTCAGAGTTGCATTAAGAATCGTTGATGAGAGGATTCGAAAGCGTGCGATGAGATTGCGTGCCGTGGGAAAAAAATCAACGCGTTGCTTGCCTGCTACCGCTCCAACTCAATGTGCACGAATCTGAGGCTTCCATCTTTCAATTCCCAGATTGTTgagctgtcacaaaaaggtacTCTCcgacctctctctctctccgtgtTTGGAAATGACAGCTGGTCGAGAGAGTGTAACGCGATGAAGTTCCGAATGCAGAACAGACGTTTTGAAGGTCGTCCGAgctggtac is a window encoding:
- the LOC135396252 gene encoding gamma-aminobutyric acid receptor subunit beta-like gives rise to the protein MALITLHLPVVFITLVLLANRGLCELSEPPEQLDNITDILKTILDGYDIRLRPNFGGNPLFIGMDINIASFDSISEVNMDYTITLYLNQYWRDERLTFSKEKYELTLSGDFAEKIWVPDTFFANDKNSFLHDVTEKNKMVRLQSDGHITYGMRFTTTLACMMDLHYYPLDSQNCTVEIESYGYTVSDVVMFWKEPEPVVGVEQSELPQFSIMRYETKDRIESLATGTYQRLSLSFELKRNIGYFIFQTYLPSILIVMLSWVSFWINHEATSARVALGITTVLTMTTISTGVRSSLPRISYVKAIDIYLVMCFVFVFAALLEYAAVNYTYWGARAKKKTKKSKETKVPPPPPAQSEQLYANNEEIIELHDVRLSPLPCLRNRHRPMSNPGSDSDVKFPPSFRMTGRYPYNPRGHPSGGYRGGRARGSEYATRRPKVFQSLKRGASALRASMPRIKDVNKIDKYSRVIFPISYLIFNAIYWCFYLV